A genomic segment from bacterium encodes:
- a CDS encoding helix-turn-helix domain-containing protein: MKSLMNAQQTAEYLGVSLPTIRKWTHLGFIPRIKLGGTVRYDRDVIDAWTTQRSTQGRTRQRTLEHSSN; the protein is encoded by the coding sequence ATGAAATCACTCATGAACGCTCAGCAGACCGCCGAATATCTCGGTGTGTCGCTGCCTACTATCCGAAAATGGACGCACTTGGGATTTATTCCGCGAATCAAGCTTGGCGGCACAGTTCGCTACGATCGCGATGTGATTGATGCATGGACCACCCAGCGTTCAACGCAAGGTCGCACGCGGCAACGGACGTTGGAACATTCGTCGAATTGA
- a CDS encoding S49 family peptidase gives MGKLLGSLFLAGLIAALGSAALAQGTPSDFPDYGDGSQALTATPGTQGGAAAGFWNPAAWAAMREWEATFLWNDRNVTPNRMDNWGLFLGGHGIGFAMRRNNYRFDPGNYAEVTSLRVDDYQIAVGGGSRSEYWGLAYHWSKGDARGLARDHYLTLGNISRPCPRLSIGNAASLSLDRGDYRGISDLGLRPFRNHRITLFGDAAYGRKDNFSSLQWGTGLEIQPLDGVRLAAKLVKPNGDSQDKVFSVSLGVSLDGTGFHVIPHYDKDSELLSTSYMVRVGSQAPAFTMEHLFEDRPQIVSVPMKGQLGYRKARWLDRDRVALLDMIELIENAKNDPAVDGLVFNLSGLESSREMLWEVREKLKEFKTSGKKVYMYVDRATMFTYYFASVADKVWMDPAGTLQMPGMIAGRTFWKGLLEKIGLGAEEFRYFTYKSAFETLSRREMSEADREQRLVMITDLYEEWQNTIGEARGVTAEFLSSTIDTGYFLFPEDALAAGLVDTIASWYDAKDLIEVWEGKKPEMNGKSEVRAEFFADPSWGELPKVAVVYAVGDCDMDTGIRGRYTSRTLRKLAKRGDVKAVVLRVDSPGGDALPSDLVSREMKALAKKKPMIVSQGSLAASGGYWISMYGDRIFTSPLTLTGSIGVIGGYVWNEGFSEKTGFTYDHVKIGRHADLFHGVTLPFLGVTVPDRPVNDEERHRVETLIRGWYKDFTIKVADGRDLEQAYVDSVGQGRIWSGKRAIELGLADEIGGLDRAIGYARSEAELPVKGRAVEVVEYPKRSWVNPDNFVSTSGPMSLLGYWLGIRPGQENVLDKDYELRYYRRISQNPGQPLFMVNPADLPAEEVK, from the coding sequence ATGGGAAAGCTACTCGGAAGTCTGTTCCTCGCCGGCCTGATCGCCGCCCTCGGCAGTGCGGCGCTTGCCCAGGGGACTCCCTCGGATTTCCCGGACTACGGGGACGGAAGTCAGGCGCTGACGGCGACGCCGGGAACGCAGGGCGGAGCCGCCGCCGGATTCTGGAACCCCGCCGCCTGGGCGGCCATGCGCGAGTGGGAAGCCACCTTCCTCTGGAACGACCGCAATGTCACGCCCAACCGGATGGACAACTGGGGACTCTTTCTCGGCGGTCACGGAATCGGCTTCGCCATGCGCCGCAACAACTACCGATTCGATCCCGGAAACTATGCGGAAGTGACCTCACTTCGCGTGGATGACTATCAGATCGCCGTGGGAGGCGGATCACGCAGCGAATACTGGGGACTGGCCTATCACTGGTCCAAAGGCGACGCCCGCGGCCTCGCGCGCGACCACTATCTGACCCTTGGCAACATCAGTCGTCCGTGCCCGCGCCTGTCCATCGGCAACGCTGCATCTCTCAGTCTGGATCGCGGCGATTATCGTGGGATCAGCGATCTCGGTCTGCGACCCTTTCGCAATCACCGGATTACCCTCTTCGGCGACGCCGCCTACGGCAGGAAGGACAATTTCAGCAGCCTGCAATGGGGCACCGGTCTCGAGATCCAACCGCTGGATGGCGTGCGACTGGCTGCCAAACTCGTCAAACCCAACGGCGATTCGCAGGACAAAGTCTTCTCCGTCAGCCTCGGCGTCTCGTTGGACGGAACCGGTTTCCACGTCATTCCTCACTATGACAAGGATTCCGAGCTTCTCTCCACCAGTTACATGGTGCGAGTCGGTTCGCAGGCTCCCGCGTTCACGATGGAACACCTGTTCGAAGATCGGCCGCAGATCGTTTCCGTCCCGATGAAGGGACAGCTTGGCTATCGCAAAGCCCGTTGGCTCGATCGTGACCGAGTCGCGCTGCTCGACATGATCGAGCTGATCGAGAACGCGAAGAACGATCCGGCGGTGGACGGTCTGGTGTTCAATCTGTCCGGGCTGGAGTCCTCCCGCGAGATGCTCTGGGAAGTCCGCGAGAAACTCAAGGAGTTCAAGACTTCGGGCAAGAAGGTGTACATGTACGTGGATCGCGCCACCATGTTCACCTACTACTTCGCCTCCGTCGCCGACAAGGTATGGATGGATCCGGCCGGCACGCTCCAGATGCCCGGCATGATAGCCGGTCGCACCTTCTGGAAAGGTCTTCTCGAGAAGATCGGACTGGGCGCCGAGGAATTCCGCTACTTCACCTACAAATCCGCCTTTGAGACGCTCTCACGGCGGGAGATGTCGGAAGCCGACCGTGAGCAGCGATTGGTAATGATTACCGATCTCTACGAGGAGTGGCAGAACACCATCGGCGAAGCCCGGGGCGTTACCGCCGAATTTCTCAGCTCCACCATTGACACCGGCTATTTCCTCTTCCCTGAGGATGCGCTCGCGGCAGGGCTGGTGGACACCATCGCGAGCTGGTATGATGCCAAAGACCTGATCGAGGTATGGGAAGGCAAAAAACCGGAAATGAACGGAAAATCCGAAGTCCGTGCGGAATTCTTCGCCGATCCGTCGTGGGGAGAACTGCCCAAGGTCGCCGTCGTCTATGCCGTCGGCGATTGCGATATGGACACCGGCATCCGCGGCCGCTACACCTCGCGCACACTCCGCAAACTGGCCAAGCGCGGCGACGTCAAGGCGGTGGTTTTGCGCGTGGATTCGCCCGGTGGTGACGCGTTGCCCTCCGATCTCGTCTCCCGCGAGATGAAGGCACTGGCCAAGAAGAAACCGATGATCGTTTCGCAGGGAAGTCTCGCCGCGTCGGGCGGCTATTGGATCAGCATGTATGGCGACCGCATCTTCACCTCCCCCCTTACTCTGACCGGCTCCATCGGCGTGATCGGCGGCTATGTCTGGAATGAAGGTTTCTCGGAGAAGACCGGCTTCACCTACGACCACGTTAAGATCGGACGACATGCCGATCTCTTTCACGGCGTTACCCTTCCTTTCCTCGGCGTCACGGTTCCCGATCGTCCCGTTAACGATGAAGAACGCCACCGCGTCGAAACGTTGATCCGGGGCTGGTATAAGGATTTCACGATCAAGGTCGCTGACGGTCGCGATCTCGAGCAAGCCTACGTGGACTCGGTCGGGCAGGGCCGCATCTGGTCGGGAAAACGCGCCATAGAGCTTGGCTTGGCCGATGAAATCGGCGGGCTTGACCGTGCCATCGGCTATGCTCGATCCGAAGCCGAATTGCCTGTGAAAGGTCGAGCCGTTGAAGTCGTCGAATATCCGAAACGAAGCTGGGTTAATCCCGATAACTTCGTGTCCACTTCCGGGCCGATGAGTCTGCTTGGATACTGGCTCGGCATCCGCCCCGGTCAGGAGAACGTACTCGACAAGGACTATGAACTCCGCTACTATCGCCGGATCAGCCAGAATCCCGGTCAGCCACTCTTCATGGTCAATCCGGCTGATTTGCCCGCCGAGGAGGTCAAATAG
- a CDS encoding site-specific integrase — MATIYKRIETNRQTGEKMESRNWWISFMDGGRQVRRSLGVSQKVLAEIKKAEIEKNIERGLAGLPHQHIDSMAILKEYEANVIDNKSPSWRKRLLQLFRPFVRFVEERKLYNLTKITTNDIDEHLKVRSLHVGAKTRNEELRVIRQFFKFAQDRDYLVRNPASSVERRHAERPPIEILTPQELALIFKYAPVNLARFMRILLFTGLRDGEARHLQWQDIDLTPGKEHIRVRNTPTHRTKTRRDRIVPLSSETIEVLREIRASQQLKTPYVFASRKGEVKTHMRNVWLDLLERIRKKEGIVIDKGNHLTGLHLFRHTFATNALASGIDIRTVQEWLGHSSIVQTQRYTNLLPSHKQEQIHKLTIQIGNNDSD, encoded by the coding sequence ATGGCAACGATTTACAAACGCATCGAGACTAATCGCCAGACTGGCGAGAAAATGGAAAGTCGGAACTGGTGGATCAGTTTCATGGACGGTGGCCGTCAGGTTCGCAGATCGTTAGGCGTATCCCAGAAGGTCTTGGCTGAGATCAAGAAAGCCGAAATCGAGAAGAATATCGAACGCGGACTGGCGGGACTACCCCACCAACACATCGACAGCATGGCTATACTGAAGGAATATGAGGCGAATGTGATTGATAACAAGTCTCCATCATGGCGAAAGCGCCTTCTGCAGCTCTTCCGTCCCTTCGTCCGCTTCGTCGAAGAACGTAAACTGTACAATCTGACCAAGATCACTACGAACGACATAGATGAGCATTTGAAGGTAAGGTCTCTACATGTCGGGGCCAAGACCCGTAATGAAGAGCTTCGTGTTATCCGACAGTTCTTCAAGTTCGCCCAGGACCGTGACTATCTGGTCAGGAATCCGGCCAGTTCAGTAGAACGCCGTCATGCTGAGAGGCCGCCTATAGAGATCCTGACGCCGCAGGAACTGGCGCTGATCTTCAAATATGCACCGGTGAACTTAGCACGTTTCATGCGGATTCTTCTGTTCACTGGACTGCGTGACGGAGAAGCACGACACCTTCAATGGCAGGACATTGACCTCACTCCGGGCAAGGAACACATCCGCGTACGAAATACGCCGACCCATCGGACCAAAACCCGACGCGACCGTATCGTGCCACTTAGTAGCGAGACGATTGAAGTCTTGCGAGAGATCCGTGCTTCACAGCAATTGAAGACGCCATATGTCTTCGCAAGTCGCAAAGGCGAAGTCAAGACACACATGAGAAACGTGTGGCTTGACTTGTTGGAGCGCATACGCAAGAAGGAAGGCATTGTCATAGACAAGGGCAACCACTTGACCGGACTCCACCTCTTCAGACACACGTTCGCGACCAATGCGCTTGCAAGTGGCATCGACATCCGAACTGTCCAGGAGTGGTTGGGCCACTCGTCAATCGTACAAACCCAAAGGTACACTAATCTCCTCCCGTCGCACAAGCAAGAGCAGATCCACAAACTCACCATCCAAATCGGCAACAACGATAGTGATTGA
- a CDS encoding OmpA family protein — protein MNRMFLVPLFLAALSVLGGFVSLPAFAQSATELRRQAEEQFANAIYEDLDLLVPRQFGRAQDSYDAARKLIADGREENLYRMKLQQALDELDAARRAAGSARKAFANVLIEREAAYDLAADSINPESWKRVENLLRDELRQFERRSTGTPDLTDLVATYRAVRHEALRTQVLGSARARIREAEQKGAEKQVPTLLLRANQAVGRAEANLTQGKVEDARLEAQKAENSARQAIAMLSYIEFAQRAKQPWEAALLPYDDLLAELAAYLDGFLDLSRGGPACREQLFNLVDARSDSLESLAADQQAMLEGLEASLADAQTSLSDAQDRIAELEKRVATVENQRTTAREALLSRTETVERIARAQEVFKPGEAVVLQNADGNVTLRLQGLQFDAGATHLTKVHQKVLDRAIVAMAQFPGSRIRVEGHTDAGGGEEINQMLSESRAQQVAEYLAQKMKKAAGEVEYAGFGETKPIASNDSAEGRRRNRRIDVVLILQ, from the coding sequence ATGAATCGAATGTTCCTTGTGCCGCTTTTTCTGGCCGCCCTTTCCGTTCTCGGCGGCTTCGTCTCTTTGCCCGCTTTCGCTCAAAGCGCAACCGAACTCCGCCGGCAAGCGGAAGAGCAGTTCGCCAACGCGATCTACGAAGATCTCGATCTTCTTGTTCCCCGCCAATTCGGGCGGGCGCAGGACTCCTATGACGCCGCCCGCAAACTCATCGCCGATGGTCGCGAAGAGAACCTCTATCGCATGAAATTGCAGCAGGCGCTGGATGAGCTGGACGCGGCGCGGCGCGCCGCCGGCAGCGCCCGCAAGGCCTTCGCGAACGTGCTCATCGAACGCGAAGCGGCCTATGACCTCGCCGCCGACAGCATCAATCCCGAATCCTGGAAACGAGTGGAGAATCTGCTCCGCGACGAGCTCCGTCAATTCGAGCGACGAAGCACGGGAACGCCCGACCTCACCGATCTGGTCGCCACCTACCGCGCCGTTCGGCATGAAGCGCTGCGCACGCAGGTTCTCGGATCGGCCCGCGCGCGGATTCGCGAGGCCGAACAGAAAGGCGCGGAGAAACAGGTTCCCACCCTCCTCTTGCGCGCCAATCAAGCAGTGGGCCGCGCCGAGGCGAACCTGACGCAGGGTAAAGTGGAGGACGCGCGACTCGAAGCGCAAAAGGCGGAAAACTCCGCTCGTCAAGCCATTGCCATGCTGTCCTACATCGAATTCGCACAGCGCGCCAAACAGCCGTGGGAAGCGGCGCTGCTCCCCTATGACGATCTGCTCGCCGAGCTGGCGGCCTATCTGGACGGCTTCCTCGACCTGTCGCGCGGTGGACCCGCCTGCCGGGAGCAACTCTTCAATCTGGTGGACGCGCGCTCCGACTCTCTGGAATCTCTGGCTGCCGACCAACAGGCGATGCTCGAAGGTCTCGAAGCGTCGCTGGCCGATGCGCAGACCAGTCTCTCCGACGCGCAGGATCGAATCGCCGAACTCGAGAAGCGCGTAGCCACGGTTGAAAATCAGCGAACCACGGCCCGCGAAGCTCTGCTGTCGCGAACCGAAACCGTGGAACGCATCGCTCGCGCGCAGGAAGTGTTCAAACCGGGCGAAGCCGTCGTGCTGCAGAATGCCGACGGCAACGTCACCCTTCGCCTGCAGGGACTCCAGTTCGATGCCGGTGCCACCCACCTGACCAAAGTGCATCAGAAAGTCCTCGACCGCGCCATCGTCGCGATGGCGCAGTTCCCCGGTTCGCGAATCCGCGTCGAAGGCCACACCGATGCCGGCGGCGGAGAAGAGATCAACCAGATGCTGTCCGAATCCCGCGCGCAACAAGTCGCCGAATACTTGGCTCAAAAGATGAAGAAGGCGGCCGGCGAAGTCGAGTACGCAGGCTTCGGCGAGACCAAACCCATTGCTTCCAACGATTCCGCCGAAGGCCGCCGCCGCAACCGCCGAATAGACGTCGTCCTGATTCTCCAATAG